A genome region from Deinococcus arcticus includes the following:
- the trpS gene encoding tryptophan--tRNA ligase, translating into MTVAPPARPRILTGDRPTGRLHLGHLAGSLRARAQLQHTHDLFVLVADVQALTDHFDRPETVHDHVPEVMLDYLAAGLDPAKVTFVLQSAVPELAELTLYLLNLVTVSKLRQNPTVKTEIAQKGFGDTVPAGFFIYPAAQVADIVGFGAAVVPVGEDQQPMLELARDVARRFNSLYGPTLVEPRAYLSAVPRLPGLDGGAKMGKSLGNAIFLADPPEEVRRKVMGMYTDPGHLRASDPGRVEGNLVFTYLDAFDPDPARLAALKDHYRAGGLGDVALKRHLIGVLDDLLAPMRARRSAFAADPAALQLLRQGSARGRAEVRLILARVRAALHLHVL; encoded by the coding sequence ATGACTGTTGCCCCACCTGCCCGCCCCCGCATCCTCACTGGCGACCGCCCCACCGGCCGCCTCCACCTGGGCCACCTGGCGGGCTCCCTGCGCGCCCGCGCCCAGTTGCAGCACACCCACGACCTCTTCGTGCTGGTGGCCGACGTGCAGGCCCTGACCGATCACTTCGACCGCCCGGAAACCGTGCATGACCATGTGCCTGAAGTGATGCTGGATTACCTTGCCGCTGGCCTGGACCCGGCGAAGGTGACCTTCGTGCTGCAGTCGGCGGTACCTGAACTGGCCGAACTGACCCTGTACCTGCTGAACCTTGTAACGGTCTCGAAGCTGCGCCAGAACCCCACGGTGAAGACCGAGATTGCCCAGAAGGGATTCGGGGACACCGTGCCCGCTGGGTTTTTCATCTACCCGGCGGCGCAGGTGGCCGACATCGTGGGCTTTGGCGCCGCCGTGGTGCCGGTGGGCGAGGACCAGCAGCCCATGCTGGAACTGGCGCGCGACGTGGCGCGGCGCTTCAACAGTCTGTACGGCCCCACGCTGGTGGAGCCCCGCGCCTACCTCTCGGCGGTGCCCCGCCTGCCCGGTCTGGACGGCGGGGCCAAGATGGGCAAGTCGCTGGGCAACGCCATCTTTCTGGCCGATCCGCCCGAAGAGGTGCGCCGCAAGGTGATGGGCATGTACACCGACCCCGGCCACCTGCGCGCCAGCGACCCAGGGCGTGTGGAGGGGAACCTGGTGTTTACCTATCTGGACGCCTTTGACCCGGACCCGGCGCGGCTGGCGGCCCTCAAAGACCACTACCGCGCCGGGGGCCTGGGAGACGTGGCGCTCAAGCGACATCTGATCGGGGTGCTCGACGACCTGCTGGCCCCCATGCGGGCACGCCGGTCGGCCTTCGCTGCTGACCCCGCCGCCCTGCAGCTCCTGCGCCAGGGCAGCGCGCGCGGACGGGCCGAGGTGCGCCTCATCCTGGCGCGGGTGCGCGCCGCCCTGCACCTGCACGTCCTGTGA
- the scpB gene encoding SMC-Scp complex subunit ScpB — protein MGDAPPLSALIGAALLAAGRPVGASDLARLLGVPEEAARREVEAFSARLRAANMGFEVEAVAGGYRLVVPPALAVHLTPLLAPPPLPQLSSAALEVLAVIAYRQPVTRAEIEAMRGGSASTVVTLQERELVKVVGRADAVGQPLLYGTTERFLLDFGLTSLSELPPLDDTGFAHLLRS, from the coding sequence ATGGGTGACGCCCCGCCCCTCAGCGCCCTGATTGGCGCGGCCCTGCTGGCGGCGGGCCGCCCGGTGGGGGCCAGCGATCTGGCCCGCCTGCTGGGCGTACCCGAGGAAGCCGCGCGGCGCGAGGTCGAGGCGTTCAGCGCGCGGCTGCGCGCCGCGAACATGGGCTTTGAGGTGGAGGCGGTGGCGGGCGGCTACCGCCTCGTGGTGCCGCCGGCCCTGGCCGTACACCTCACGCCCCTGCTGGCGCCGCCGCCCCTGCCCCAGCTGAGCAGCGCGGCGCTGGAGGTGCTGGCTGTCATTGCTTACCGGCAACCCGTGACCCGCGCCGAGATTGAAGCGATGCGGGGCGGCAGCGCCAGCACGGTGGTGACGCTGCAGGAACGCGAACTCGTGAAGGTGGTGGGCCGGGCGGACGCGGTGGGCCAGCCGCTGCTGTACGGCACCACCGAACGCTTTTTGCTGGACTTTGGCCTGACCTCACTCTCGGAGCTGCCACCGCTGGACGACACGGGCTTTGCCCACCTGCTGCGGAGCTAA
- a CDS encoding L-threonylcarbamoyladenylate synthase, with translation MTTVSSHDVQRALQVLAAGGVVAYPSETVWGLAAHPDRPDGIRRLYDLKGRLADKPVQVSCASAASAQPLAAPEAGFEALSAALVPFWPGPLTVVLPASAACPPLLAPEGRVGIRVPDHPVALALLEAAGGVLATTSCNPSRQPPALTHGVALAMNLGDVVLPDGGVPCLGVPSTVLLLPEGRVLREGALPAGQVLACLGAQARGAL, from the coding sequence ATGACCACAGTCTCTTCCCATGATGTGCAGCGCGCCCTGCAGGTGCTGGCCGCTGGCGGGGTGGTGGCCTACCCCAGCGAAACGGTCTGGGGGCTGGCCGCGCACCCAGACCGCCCGGACGGCATCCGGCGCCTGTATGACCTCAAGGGCCGCCTGGCCGACAAACCGGTGCAGGTGTCGTGTGCCTCGGCCGCCTCAGCGCAGCCACTGGCGGCGCCTGAGGCGGGCTTTGAAGCCCTCTCGGCGGCGCTGGTGCCCTTCTGGCCTGGACCGCTCACGGTGGTGCTGCCGGCAAGCGCGGCCTGTCCCCCGCTGCTGGCCCCAGAAGGCCGGGTGGGCATCCGCGTGCCGGACCATCCGGTGGCCCTGGCGCTGCTGGAGGCCGCCGGCGGGGTGCTGGCCACCACCAGTTGCAACCCCAGCCGCCAGCCGCCCGCCCTGACCCACGGCGTGGCCCTGGCCATGAACCTGGGCGACGTGGTCCTGCCAGACGGCGGGGTGCCCTGCCTGGGCGTGCCCAGTACCGTGCTGCTGCTGCCCGAAGGCCGGGTGCTGCGCGAGGGGGCCCTGCCGGCCGGGCAGGTGCTGGCGTGCCTGGGCGCCCAGGCACGCGGCGCGCTGTGA